A region of the Andreesenia angusta genome:
GTTCCATGCGCTTGGCCCTATGGCCCTCGACTTGTAGCCGCTCTTTTTCAAGTAGTCCAGTATTCCCGGCAGCGCGTCTGCAGTCTGGCTTTTGTCGTGGAAGAGCACGACAGGCGCTATGCCCTGCCAAACCTTAGGGGCTATGTTTGGAACCACGTTTCTGTAGATTTGGCTGCTGCTGCTCTTGTAGTCCAAGCTGTCTATATGCCAGTCCCAGACCCTGTACCCTGCAGATCTGAGAGTCCAAAACTGCGAGGATGTCATAAGCGGCTTTGAGCCGTAAGGCACCCTTACAAGGTCTGTGGATACTCCGAATATGTTTTTAAGGTTGTTGTTTTGGGCGCTCATCTCGTTTAGAACGGAGTATGCGCTCCCTGTCAGGTAGAGCTTGTTCTTGTCGTGGCTTATGCTGTGAAGCCCCACGCTGTGGCCTTCCGATATTATCCTCCTGGTGTACTCAGGGTATCTCTTCATATTTCCGTCTAGCAGAAAGAAAGTCGCCTTCATATCGTACTTCTTGAGTATGTCGAGTATCCTGGGCGTGTTGGCGTTGGGCCCGTCATCGAAGGTAAGGTAAACAGTGGGGTATTTTGCCTCTTCGGCCTTTCTGGCTTCCTCTTCCTTGGCCTTCTTCTCCTCTAGGTATAGCTTGCGCTCGGCGTCTATAGTACCTTTTATCCTGTTGTAAAGCTCTTCCTCACTCTCTACAGCTTCATTTGAATTCGACACAAACCTGGCTATAGGCCCGTTCGCTATGTAGCTCACCTCGTAGTCGAAATGCTCCGCTATGGCCCTGAACTGCGCCATGGTCCTCTGGTTCTTGACGTAGACTTTGGCGGTGATTTCATCTCCGTTTGAGAACTTCAGCTTGTCGCTCCCCAGGTATATATCACACCATTTGCCGTCTTTCCTCAAGACCACCTTGTTCTCAGTTGCGTTCCACTCGACTTCCATGCCCATAAGCTCTGAAAGAGTCCGTACAGGCACAAAAGTCCTCCCCTCTATGACTTCTGGTTTTGCATCTGTGAAGTTAACATAGTCGTTGTCCTTTACAACCACTATAAAGTCGGGGTACGACGCTGAGAACGCGGTTCCTGACATAAACAGAGTCATCATAAAAAACATAGCCAAAACCATTCTGATTGATTTTCTCATCATAATCCTCCTCTAATTTCAGTATGAATTTATATACCCACAAAGTGAATCATTACCCGAGAAATCATCTAAAGTCTATGTTAGGTTTTGCTCCTTACCCTCTATATATATCGTCGTATACGTTGTACTCTTCCCATATTCCCTCTAGCTCCTTGAAGTACTCTGTTATCTCGGTCTTCATCTCCATGCCTATCCCGACTATAAGCGAGTTTATAAGGCTCATAGGCGCTACAAGCGAGTCCACAAAAGAGTGCATATTGCTGACAGCATAGAGTATATAGTCGGCCATGGCTGAAATAGGCGCCGTGTCGCTGTCTGTTATGGCCACTATCTTGGCTCCCTGTCCCTTGGCGTACCTCACGGCTTCAAGCGTCCGTTTCGAGTACCTCGGGTAGCTTATCCCTATCACCATATCGCCTTCCCCTATGCGGAGAAGCTGCTCGAATATGTCGCTTATGCCAAGGCTCACCACCTGCACGTCGTCTAGCATTACCCTGAGGTAGAAGCCTAGGTACTCCGCCAAGGCGTTTGAGCTTCTAAGCCCTATTATATACACCTTTCTGGCCTTCAGTATGCTGGCTACAGCCTGCTCGAACACCTCTACATCTATCTCGTCTATGGTGTTCCTTATATTGTCCATGTCTTTTTTCAGGACTTTCTTTATGGCCACTCCCTTGTTGGAGTAGTCGTCCATGCCTATCCTCTGGACCGTCGTCAGCTTGTTCTTTATGAGCTCCTGGAGTGCATCCTGGAGGTTCGGATATCCTGGGTAGCCCAGCGTATTTGCGAACCTTACAACTGTAGACTCGCTCACGCCGACTACCTCCCCTATCTTGGCCGCCGTCATAAAGGCCGCCTTGTCGTAGTTGTCTATTATATATCTCGCTATGAGTTTCTGCCCCTTGCTGAGGCTTTCAAACTCTTTTCTTATATTGCTGATTAAATCTTTTTTTTCCTCTTCTGTCATCTCGTATTCCTACTTTCGGAAGCCTAAGTTTATATTTTTCTCTAGAAGGCCGTAGTTAGTCAGGTCGAACTGCAGGGGAGTTACAGATATATGCTTGTTGGCTATAGCTATTACATCGCTCTCCTCCCTGTTTTCAAGCTGCTCTGGAACTCCTGACATCCAGTAGTAGTCTCTTCCCATAGGGTCTTCCCTCTTTACAAAGGAGTTCTTGTACCTCTGGACTCCCAGCTCAGTTATCTTTATCCCCTTTACGTCTTCTAATTCAACAGAGGGGATGTTTATATTCAGCAAGCTGCTTTTAAGCTCTTCATGGTTCAGTATCTCTTCAAAAAGCCTTGGGACGTAATGCGATGCCACGTCGTATTTTAGCTGGCCGCTTCCCGCAAGCGAAAGGGCCATCGAAGGTATCCTGTGAAGCGCTCCCTCCACAGCGGCCGACACGGTTCCCGAGTACAGCACGTCTGTGCCTAAATTCCCGCCGTTGTTTATGCCTGAAACCAGCATGTCCGGCCTTACCTCTAGCAGATGCTCGACACCTATCTTCACGCAGTCTGAAGGCGTTCCGGACACGCTCCAGGCCTTTACACCTTCGCTAAATCCCTCTATGCTTTTGACCCTGAGTGGCTGATGCATAGTTATGCCGTGCCCTACAGCGCTCTTCTCGCTGTCCGGGGCCACTACATATATATTCCCAAACGCCTTCAAGCTGTCTACTAGCGTCTTGATTCCAACAGCGTCTATTCCATCATCATTCGTAACTAGTATATTCATATATACTCCCCCTAATTTTTCTAGCGTTCTGCAAGTTTCTCGAGCTCGGAATCAGTCATATATCTCCACTCGCCTTCCTGTATGTCTCCAAGTCTTAAGCTGCCCACCTGCGTCCTCCTGAGCGACTTTACAGGATGGTTTATGGCCTCGCACATCTTTCTGACCTGGCGGTTCCTGCCTTCTCTGATCTCTATCTCCACAAGCGACTCGTCCGAAAACTGCCTAAGGAGCTTTATCCTAGCCTTTGCAGTTGTGTAGTCTTCTATCTTAAGTCCATCTCTGAACCTCTTCATCTCCTGCTCTGTCGGTATGCCCTTGACCTTGGCTATATACTTCTTGTTTATCCTATGGCTGGGATGTGTCATTTTATTGGTGAACTCCCCGTCATTTGTCAGTATGAGAAGCCCCGTGGTGTCGTAGTCCAGCCTTCCTACTGGGTATATCCTCTCTTCCACACCCTCTACAAGGTCTAGTACCGTCTTTCTCCCGAACTGGTCGTCTGCAGTTGTCACATATCCCGAAGGCTTGTTCAGCACTATATAGACCTTCTCCTCTTCCGGAACTATGCGCTTTCCGTCGTACTCGACTATGTCGCCATCCTCCACTTTAAAGCCAAGCTCTGTAACTGTATTGCCGTTCACTCTGACCTTGCCCTCTGCTATAAGCTCTTCCGACTTTCGCCTAGAAGCCACCCCGCAGCTGGCCATATACTTTTGCAACCTCATAATCAATCAGTTCCTTCCTCTTCTTGAATTTCCAAATTCTCATCGCTTTCCAGTATAGGCAGCTCCTTTATAGACCCCAGTCCGAAAGCCCTTAGAAACTCGTCTGTAGTTCCGTAGAGTATCGGCTTTCCTGGTTTGTCCAGCCTTCCCACTTCAGCTATGAGCTGTCTGTCTGCAAGTGTCTGAACCGCTTTGTCGCATTTTACGCCACGTATATCCTCTATCTCTGTCTTGGTTATAGGCTGCTTGTATGCAACTATTGTAAGCGTCTCAAGCGCAGCGTTCGATATGCCCTTGTTCTCTTTTCTGTTGTGCAGCTTCTTTACATACTCGAAATGCTCGAGCCTTGTGCTCAGCTGATAGGACTGCTCTGTCCTGACTATCTGGATGCCTCTTCTATTGTAGTTGAATTCGTCTCTCATCTCTTCTATTATCTTTACAAGCTCTTGTCTTGGGGTTTCAAGTATCTTCTCTATCTCTCTTATGTGGAGAGGCTCCCCCCATGTAAAGAGAAGTCCCTCTATAACGGCTTTTATCTCTTTTATGTCCATATTAAACTCTCCTACTCAATATCACGTCGCCAAAAGGCGTGTCCTGCCTAAATGCTACCTGACTTCTCTTTATCAGCTCCAGCAGAGCTATAAACACAGTGACTATCTTGTTTCTGCTGACAGGAGCGGCGTTTTCAAAGAGCTTTTCAAACGTAGTGTCTTTTCCTGTGTGCAGCGAACGCAAGATAAGCTCCACTCCCTGCTCTATCGTCAAATCGTCTCTCTGCACTCTTGTAAACACCTTCTCTTCCTCGTCTTCTTCCACCATGCGCTTCTGCTTTTCTTCGTACTTTAGGACCACTTTTCTGTAGGCCTCTAGCAGCATGTCCACTTTAAGCCCCTCTGTGCTAAACGGCTCCTCCTCCAGTATGACTTCCTCTTTGAGCCTGTAGTAAACCTTGCTGTATACTTCGTTTCTCTCCTTTAGCTCGCCCGACGCAAGCTTGTACTTCTTGTACTCTATGAGCTTTCTCACTAGCTCTTCCCTCGGGTCTTCCTCCTCCTCTTCCTTCTTGGGCTTTGGCAGAAGCATCCTCGACTTTATCTCTAGAAGTGTGGAGGCCATCAGTATAAATTCGCTTGTGACGTCTAAGTTAAGGTCCTCCATAGCCTCCACATAATCTATATACTGCTCCGTGACTTCCGATATAGGTATGTCGTATATATCTATCTTGTTTTTGTCTATAAGGTGGTACAGAAGGTCCATAGGTCCTTCAAACTTTTCAAGTACTATGCTGTATCCCATCTATTCCTCCTAAAATACCAGCGTCTGGGCTACTCTAAGCAGTATCCCCAGCGCCCAGTTGAGTGCAGGTGTCAGTATCCTTCCCAGTCCCCCAGTCAGCAGAAGTAGCACCAGCAGTAGATACATATATCTCTCGTACTGGTAGAACTTGATCTCGTACTTCATAGGCAGCAAGCTAGCAAGCACTTTGGATCCATCTAGCGGCGGAACCGGTATCATATTGAAAAGCCCCAGCACCAAATTGTACTGCATCGCATAGAAAATCACTTTTGAAACCATAGTGCTCGCTCCGAACTTAACTGTCAGAGCCATTATCAAGGCGAAAACGGCTGCAAGCACGAAGTTCATGGCAGATCCAGCTATAGATACTAGTATGACATCTCGCTTTCTTCGCTTCAGGTTTCTATAGTCCACTGGAACAGGCTTCGCCCATCCGAAGCCTACAAATATCAACATCAGAAATCCTATCGGATCTATATGAGCTAGCGGGTCTAGTGTGAGCCTCCCTCTCGCCTTGGCTGTATTGTCCCCCAGAATATAAGCCATATATCCATGAGCCAGCTCGTGAAAGCTTATGGCCACCAGGAGCCCCGGCATTATGGTCAATGTGTCTATAAGCCAGTTTATGATCCCGTTCATTTGAAACATTTAATCATCTCCATCTATTTTTATCTAATATTAAGTATACGTCAAAGTGGCCAAGTATTCAATACTTGGCCACTTTGACGATTCCTATATTTGATTTATTTGACTCTCAATAAGTCTTTATTCCATCTCTGTCTACTTTTCCAAGTATCAGCTTTCTCTTCGGAACGAAGTGCTTTGAAATAGAGTAGGCCAACTTCAGCTTTTCGCACGCCGCCTTTCCCACTTCCTCGTCGTTGCAGTGGATGTAACCTATTATATCTCCAGCCGCTACAGCATCGCCTATCTTTTTCGAGATGACTACACCAGCTGAAAGGTCTATTTCGCTCTCTTTTGTCTCTCTTCCGGCTCCCACCATAAGGGCCGTCTTTCCGACTTCCTCAGCCTCTATGGCTTCCACATGGCCGAATGCGTCGGATCTGACTTCCAGCACATGCTTGGCCTTTGGCAACTTGGATATATCCTCTATCTGCTCTATATTTCCTCCTTGAGACTCCACCATCTCTAAGAACTTCCTGTATGCAGCGCCCGACTCAAGCGTGTCTAAAAGCTTGGCTCTAGCCTCCTCTTTTGTCTTTGCGGCATTCCCAAGCAGTAGAAGCTCCTCTCCCAGCACAAGGCAAAGCTCTGTCAGATCTTTAGGCCCGTTGTTCTTCAGCGTCTCAACAGACTCTGCGACCTCTAACGCATTCCCCACTGTGTTTCCAAGTGGCTGGTCCATATCTGTAAGATAGCATACAGTCTCTCTGTCGAAGCTCTGTCCTATCCTGACCATCTCGTTTGAAAGCTCGTATGCGTCGTCTAAGTTTTTCATAAAAGCTCCACTTCCGACTTTTACATCTATGACTATGGCATCCGACTTAAGCGAAAGCTTCTTGCTCATAACGCTCGCAGCTATAAGCGATATATTGTCTACAGTGGCGGTTACGTCTCTAAGCGCATATATCTTCTTGTCCGCAGGGGCTATATTGCCGCTTTGACTGCAGATACAGAGCTTGGTCTTGTTTATTATAGCTAGAAACTCCTCTTCTGTAAGCTGAGTTCTGAACCCCTCTATAGAGTCCAGCTTGTCAAGCGTTCCTCCCGTATGGCCAAGTCCTCGTCCAGACATCTTGGAAAAAGGAAGTCCACAGGCTGCCACCATAGGCCCCAGTATGAGCGTCGTCTTGTCTCCGACTCCTCCGGTGCTGTGCTTATCCACTTTCCTTCCGTTTACCCCCGAGAGGTCCACTGTGTCTCCTGACTCAAGCATCGCCTTTGTGAGGTGCTCTGTCTCTTTTCTGCTCATCTTGTTTATATATATGGCCATCAGAAGCGCCGACGCCTGGTAGTCTGGAATTTCCCCTGAAGTATATCCCTCTATGAAATAGCTTATCTCCGCCTCTGAAAGCTCTTTTCTGTCACGCTTTTTCTGAATTATATCGTACATTCTCATATTCTCTTCCCCCTAGATTCTCTCCAGTATTCCAAGCACAAGAGCCACAAACTTCTCTCTTGCTATTTCGCTTGTCTCTATGACCTCGCTGTGGTCTAGAGGCTTGTCCAGTATCCCGGAGGCCATATTGGTTATGCACGATATCCCAAGCACCCTGATTCCACCGTGGTTTGCAACTATGACTTCCGGCACTGTAGACATTCCAACTGCGTCCACTCCCAGCGTCTGTAGCATCCTGACCTCTGCTGGTGTTTCGTAGCTAGGCCCTGTAACCCAAGCATATACACCGCTCTTCAAGTCAGTCCCCTGAGACTCTGCAACTGATTTAGCTATTTGCATCATATCTCTATCATAGGCCCTGGACATATCTGGAAAACGGTTGCCGAGTTCGTCGTAGTTTATGCCTATAAGCGGGTTTCTAAGCGAGAAGTTGATGTGATCCTCTATGAGCATCAAGTCCCCAGGCACGAAGTCCATGTTGCTTCCCCCTGCGGCATTTGTCACAACTATCTTCTTCACTCCCAAGCTCTTCATGACTCTCACCGGAAAAGTAACCGACTCCAGGTCATAGCCCTCGTAGTAGTGGAACCTGCCCTTCATGGCCATCACGGCTTTTCCCTTAAGCGTTCCGAACACAAGTGCTCCCTCGTGGCCTTCCACAGTGGAGACAGGGAAATGCGGTATGTCCTTGTACTCTATCTTTACTGCGTCTTCTATCTCATCCGCCAAGCTTCCAAGTCCTGACCCAAGTATAAGCCCTATCTCTGGCGATACTCCTGTTTTTGAACTTAGAAACTCTCTTGTTTGATCTATTTTTTCGATTATATTCATGCTATCCCTCCGTCTTTTATCTCTCGTATACGGATTTATACCCAGCTTTTAAGGCTTTCACCATTTTATCTGCGGTGAAACTTGCCATCTCTATTTCGACCTTGGATGGGTCTTTCTGTAGACTTCCTTCAGCTTCTGGTCGCATTTAAGCTGGTATATCTGGGTGGTGGATATATCCACATGTCCCAATAGGTCCTGTATCGACTTTATGTCGGCCCCGTTTTCAATCATGTGGACAGCAAAGGAATGCCTCATAGTCAGCGGATTTATGTTCTTGTCTATGTTTGCAACCTTGGCATAGTCTTTTATCATCTTCCAGAGGCCCTGCCTCGTAAGCTTATCGCCTCTCATATTCAGAAAAAGCGTTTCGCTGTCGGATTTCTCTAGCACATGTCTTCCGTACTTCAGATACTCCTGAAGCTCAGCTTTCGCTTTTTTGCTTATAGGCACATATCTCTCTCCGTCTGAGCTTTCGCTGCATTTGACGTACTCCAGCTCCAGATTTATGTCATCTAGCTTAAGCTCCACAATTTCGCTTACCTTTAGTCCACTTCCGTACATTATCTCGAGTATGGCCCTGTCCCTGATCCCCTTTATGCTGTTTGTGTCTGGAGCGCATAGCAGTCTCTCTACTTCGCTTATAGTTAGCGTCTCTGGAGTCTTCCGCTCCTGCTTGGGCGACTTTATATTTATAGTCGGGTCCTTGTCTACAGCTCCGGAGTTCATCAAAAACTGATAAAAGCATCTTATAGATGCTATTTTTCTAGATACAGTGGCCACAGAAACTCCTCGACTCTCTATGGCCATCTTATATGAAAGTATATCTGTCTTGTTGACTTCATTTAGGGGCTTTTTGCACCACTCCATATACTGCCTTATGTCCGCCATATAGCTAGAGACTGTGCTTTCAGAGCTCATCTTTTCATTTTCAAGAAAACCCTTAAAGCCATACAGGAGCTTTTCAGTTTCCATAGCTACAAACCTCTTTCTCTCTCATAAGGTGCATCACACCTATTATGCTCTTTGCGTCTTGAAGCTCAGATAAGAGGCTCCCTAGCTCTTCTATTCTGTACTTCTCGACCTCCAGAAACTCGCCTTCATCCAACGCTTCACCTACAAATTCAAGCTCTTTCGCAATATACACGTATACCTTTTCGCTACAAAATCCAGGCGCAGTGTAGAATTCAGAGAGCAGCTCTATACTCCCAGCTTTGTAGCCAGTCTCCTCCCTTAGCTCTCTTTCCGCACACTCTAGAGGGTCCTCCCCCGCTTCCAGTTTCCCAGCTGGAAGCTCGAGGAGCTCCTTTTCCATGGCCTTTCTGTACTGCCTGACCATCAGCAGTTCGCCCGAGTCTGTGACAGCTACAACTGCCACGCCACCGCTGTGCTCCACTATCTCTCTCTTAGAGCTGCTTCCGTCTGGAAGCTCCACCGTGTCAAGCCTCAGCTTGAGTATTTTTCCGTCGTATATATCCTTTGAATCTATGGTCTTTTCCTCGAATTTTGCCAACTTACTCGCCTCCAAGCTTTACTGCATAGTTTGCAACTGCGCCAAGTGTCTCGAAAAAGGCTCTGTCTTCGTCGTAGCCTCTTCCCATCGTCTTTATCCTAAGATTGTAGCTGTCCAGCGACTCTTTCAGATCGCTTCCGTCTTCAAAGCAGATGCTGTGAAGAGTTCCCAAGCCGCTCTGCTCTATCTGGGACTTTATAAAGCTGTCTTCCTCCTGCCCCAGCTTTGGAAATACAAGTTCAGTCGGCTTGTTCATTATCTCTCCGAATATGGTCAAGCTGTGATGGCTTATGCCCCTGTGCCTGATTCTCTTGTCTGCAAAGCTCAACCTAGGCACCGAGATAGACCTTCCTCCAAGGCTTTTCACGGCATCAGAGATATAGCCCTGCTCTATTCCGCTGAAACCGTACTTGGTGCCTGTTCCAGCTATTCCTGGTCCCATGGCCACTATCGTCACATCGCTCTTTAGCACTTCCTTGGCCACTACAAGCGCTGTATATATGTTCACAGTCTCGTAGTCTCCTCCAAATGCCTGTCCAGAAGTTATAGTATTGTCCACTATCCCCTTTGCCTTGAGGTCGGTGACCGTCTTGCTGAAGTCTATAGGAAGAGCCCCTCCATCTGTCATTATGTAGTTTATCTTTGTCTCAGGGCTCTTGCACTTTATATGCGAGGCTATAGGCGCCAGCATGCTGTGAAGCGTGCCTATTATAAATAAAGAGCCTTCAAGCGACTTAAAATTCTTTACAGTCTCGTAGTGAGGACTGTCCTCTTCTTCGCAGGCCATGCACTTAAGCTGCATAGGCGTATACCTAAGTTTCATTATATGCCCGCTGCCTGAAAGGTCCTGAGATTGAATACTCTCGTTTGCTATTACGAAGTGCTGCCCTCCAGTCCCAAGGTTCAGCTCTACAGCAGTTGTGTTTAAAACCAGCTCGTCTCCGAGCTTAGGCCTGCCTGTAAGCTCCACGTAGTTCACTGCGTTCTGGATTTCACCCTCTATATTGACTTTGAGCCAGTATATCTTTTCATTAGACTCAACTATCTCGGCCACCTGGCCTCTCTTAAACGATATCATTTCCATCTACCTTCTTCCAAATTTATCTATTGTCTTGAGCAGCTTGTTGGACTCTATTATCTTGGTAAAAGAATAGAACTCCGAAATCACATGAAGCGCCACCAGCACTCCAAGGTACACAAGCTTTGTAGCAAACGGGCTCGTCATAGCTGCAAAGACTCCAAGCGTAATGCCCATGGCGTTCGAACCTACGTCCCCCAGCATCGACTTGGCTCTTAGATCGTATCCTATATAGGCAAGCACCACACCTATGGCTGAAATCATCAAGAAGCTGTAGACGCTAAAAGCGGATGTCAGAATCGTCACAACCCCTAGAAATAGAAACGCTTTACAAGCCCTGCCCGGCCTTAAGTCGAACAGATTTATTATGTTGGTAAAAAGCGCTACAAGTAGCGTGTTCACGCCCAGCTCTATGATTCCACCTGAGATTGGAAGCGAGATAAGGAACCCTATCCCAAATCCAGATATGGCCTTAAGCCCTCCAGTCGTCAGCTTTCCGCCTAAAAGCGACTTTATATGGCCTTTGAAGCCCTTGGTGCCTTTGTCCCCTATGAGGTCGTCCATAAGGCCCACAAACCCCATAGACAGAACTCCTAGTACCAAACTATACACTACCTTGAAGTCCTGCTTAAAATAAAGGTTTGCAAGCATAACAGCTGTGACCT
Encoded here:
- a CDS encoding polysaccharide deacetylase family protein; the protein is MRKSIRMVLAMFFMMTLFMSGTAFSASYPDFIVVVKDNDYVNFTDAKPEVIEGRTFVPVRTLSELMGMEVEWNATENKVVLRKDGKWCDIYLGSDKLKFSNGDEITAKVYVKNQRTMAQFRAIAEHFDYEVSYIANGPIARFVSNSNEAVESEEELYNRIKGTIDAERKLYLEEKKAKEEEARKAEEAKYPTVYLTFDDGPNANTPRILDILKKYDMKATFFLLDGNMKRYPEYTRRIISEGHSVGLHSISHDKNKLYLTGSAYSVLNEMSAQNNNLKNIFGVSTDLVRVPYGSKPLMTSSQFWTLRSAGYRVWDWHIDSLDYKSSSSQIYRNVVPNIAPKVWQGIAPVVLFHDKSQTADALPGILDYLKKSGYKSRAIGPSAWNYNWWER
- a CDS encoding MurR/RpiR family transcriptional regulator — translated: MTEEEKKDLISNIRKEFESLSKGQKLIARYIIDNYDKAAFMTAAKIGEVVGVSESTVVRFANTLGYPGYPNLQDALQELIKNKLTTVQRIGMDDYSNKGVAIKKVLKKDMDNIRNTIDEIDVEVFEQAVASILKARKVYIIGLRSSNALAEYLGFYLRVMLDDVQVVSLGISDIFEQLLRIGEGDMVIGISYPRYSKRTLEAVRYAKGQGAKIVAITDSDTAPISAMADYILYAVSNMHSFVDSLVAPMSLINSLIVGIGMEMKTEITEYFKELEGIWEEYNVYDDIYRG
- the surE gene encoding 5'/3'-nucleotidase SurE is translated as MNILVTNDDGIDAVGIKTLVDSLKAFGNIYVVAPDSEKSAVGHGITMHQPLRVKSIEGFSEGVKAWSVSGTPSDCVKIGVEHLLEVRPDMLVSGINNGGNLGTDVLYSGTVSAAVEGALHRIPSMALSLAGSGQLKYDVASHYVPRLFEEILNHEELKSSLLNINIPSVELEDVKGIKITELGVQRYKNSFVKREDPMGRDYYWMSGVPEQLENREESDVIAIANKHISVTPLQFDLTNYGLLEKNINLGFRK
- a CDS encoding pseudouridine synthase, with the translated sequence MRLQKYMASCGVASRRKSEELIAEGKVRVNGNTVTELGFKVEDGDIVEYDGKRIVPEEEKVYIVLNKPSGYVTTADDQFGRKTVLDLVEGVEERIYPVGRLDYDTTGLLILTNDGEFTNKMTHPSHRINKKYIAKVKGIPTEQEMKRFRDGLKIEDYTTAKARIKLLRQFSDESLVEIEIREGRNRQVRKMCEAINHPVKSLRRTQVGSLRLGDIQEGEWRYMTDSELEKLAER
- the scpB gene encoding SMC-Scp complex subunit ScpB translates to MDIKEIKAVIEGLLFTWGEPLHIREIEKILETPRQELVKIIEEMRDEFNYNRRGIQIVRTEQSYQLSTRLEHFEYVKKLHNRKENKGISNAALETLTIVAYKQPITKTEIEDIRGVKCDKAVQTLADRQLIAEVGRLDKPGKPILYGTTDEFLRAFGLGSIKELPILESDENLEIQEEEGTD
- a CDS encoding segregation and condensation protein A, which encodes MGYSIVLEKFEGPMDLLYHLIDKNKIDIYDIPISEVTEQYIDYVEAMEDLNLDVTSEFILMASTLLEIKSRMLLPKPKKEEEEEDPREELVRKLIEYKKYKLASGELKERNEVYSKVYYRLKEEVILEEEPFSTEGLKVDMLLEAYRKVVLKYEEKQKRMVEEDEEEKVFTRVQRDDLTIEQGVELILRSLHTGKDTTFEKLFENAAPVSRNKIVTVFIALLELIKRSQVAFRQDTPFGDVILSRRV
- a CDS encoding site-2 protease family protein; translated protein: MFQMNGIINWLIDTLTIMPGLLVAISFHELAHGYMAYILGDNTAKARGRLTLDPLAHIDPIGFLMLIFVGFGWAKPVPVDYRNLKRRKRDVILVSIAGSAMNFVLAAVFALIMALTVKFGASTMVSKVIFYAMQYNLVLGLFNMIPVPPLDGSKVLASLLPMKYEIKFYQYERYMYLLLVLLLLTGGLGRILTPALNWALGILLRVAQTLVF
- a CDS encoding pyrimidine-nucleoside phosphorylase, translated to MRMYDIIQKKRDRKELSEAEISYFIEGYTSGEIPDYQASALLMAIYINKMSRKETEHLTKAMLESGDTVDLSGVNGRKVDKHSTGGVGDKTTLILGPMVAACGLPFSKMSGRGLGHTGGTLDKLDSIEGFRTQLTEEEFLAIINKTKLCICSQSGNIAPADKKIYALRDVTATVDNISLIAASVMSKKLSLKSDAIVIDVKVGSGAFMKNLDDAYELSNEMVRIGQSFDRETVCYLTDMDQPLGNTVGNALEVAESVETLKNNGPKDLTELCLVLGEELLLLGNAAKTKEEARAKLLDTLESGAAYRKFLEMVESQGGNIEQIEDISKLPKAKHVLEVRSDAFGHVEAIEAEEVGKTALMVGAGRETKESEIDLSAGVVISKKIGDAVAAGDIIGYIHCNDEEVGKAACEKLKLAYSISKHFVPKRKLILGKVDRDGIKTY
- a CDS encoding purine-nucleoside phosphorylase — its product is MNIIEKIDQTREFLSSKTGVSPEIGLILGSGLGSLADEIEDAVKIEYKDIPHFPVSTVEGHEGALVFGTLKGKAVMAMKGRFHYYEGYDLESVTFPVRVMKSLGVKKIVVTNAAGGSNMDFVPGDLMLIEDHINFSLRNPLIGINYDELGNRFPDMSRAYDRDMMQIAKSVAESQGTDLKSGVYAWVTGPSYETPAEVRMLQTLGVDAVGMSTVPEVIVANHGGIRVLGISCITNMASGILDKPLDHSEVIETSEIAREKFVALVLGILERI
- the xerA gene encoding site-specific tyrosine recombinase/integron integrase, whose amino-acid sequence is METEKLLYGFKGFLENEKMSSESTVSSYMADIRQYMEWCKKPLNEVNKTDILSYKMAIESRGVSVATVSRKIASIRCFYQFLMNSGAVDKDPTINIKSPKQERKTPETLTISEVERLLCAPDTNSIKGIRDRAILEIMYGSGLKVSEIVELKLDDINLELEYVKCSESSDGERYVPISKKAKAELQEYLKYGRHVLEKSDSETLFLNMRGDKLTRQGLWKMIKDYAKVANIDKNINPLTMRHSFAVHMIENGADIKSIQDLLGHVDISTTQIYQLKCDQKLKEVYRKTHPRSK
- a CDS encoding NUDIX domain-containing protein, giving the protein MAKFEEKTIDSKDIYDGKILKLRLDTVELPDGSSSKREIVEHSGGVAVVAVTDSGELLMVRQYRKAMEKELLELPAGKLEAGEDPLECAERELREETGYKAGSIELLSEFYTAPGFCSEKVYVYIAKELEFVGEALDEGEFLEVEKYRIEELGSLLSELQDAKSIIGVMHLMREKEVCSYGN
- a CDS encoding DUF3866 family protein gives rise to the protein MEMISFKRGQVAEIVESNEKIYWLKVNIEGEIQNAVNYVELTGRPKLGDELVLNTTAVELNLGTGGQHFVIANESIQSQDLSGSGHIMKLRYTPMQLKCMACEEEDSPHYETVKNFKSLEGSLFIIGTLHSMLAPIASHIKCKSPETKINYIMTDGGALPIDFSKTVTDLKAKGIVDNTITSGQAFGGDYETVNIYTALVVAKEVLKSDVTIVAMGPGIAGTGTKYGFSGIEQGYISDAVKSLGGRSISVPRLSFADKRIRHRGISHHSLTIFGEIMNKPTELVFPKLGQEEDSFIKSQIEQSGLGTLHSICFEDGSDLKESLDSYNLRIKTMGRGYDEDRAFFETLGAVANYAVKLGGE
- a CDS encoding phospho-N-acetylmuramoyl-pentapeptide-transferase, producing MVLEKIMVLMLGFVIMFAFQTLIYRMLLEADSTAENYRGEKIPVGLGIAYVLSQVTAVMLANLYFKQDFKVVYSLVLGVLSMGFVGLMDDLIGDKGTKGFKGHIKSLLGGKLTTGGLKAISGFGIGFLISLPISGGIIELGVNTLLVALFTNIINLFDLRPGRACKAFLFLGVVTILTSAFSVYSFLMISAIGVVLAYIGYDLRAKSMLGDVGSNAMGITLGVFAAMTSPFATKLVYLGVLVALHVISEFYSFTKIIESNKLLKTIDKFGRR